One genomic window of Malaciobacter molluscorum LMG 25693 includes the following:
- the dsbD gene encoding protein-disulfide reductase DsbD codes for MLKRLFVFLVISFYSVFASNYDFLEPEDAFKTKFEENTQEIIFTLNLGKDIYLYDDKLKVFISKPERIEITKELDIPKPVKYEEFIVHFDNQHIKIPKKLISSKVNSKSYEIEVHFQGCSKAGLCYAPMTQTYSSKITNNKNNIIPSKNKIVENNKDLNETDLITNTLKDGNIVFVLFTFFTFGLLLSFTPCVFPMIPILSSIIVKASNKEKLTAFRGFSLSLVYVLSMALAYTIAGVIAGLFGSNLQVMLQNPYVLVIFALIFVALALSMFGYYKLELPQSLQNKINKTTDGKEKQGVIGIAIMGFLSALIVGPCVAPPLAGALVYIGQTGDAILGGIALFVLSIGMGVPLLLIGLGAGKFMPKPGIWMDTITKLFGIVMLAIAIWMLDRVIPNYVIYLWAILLIATGVYLKQFEHIIIKTISILILVYGIVAFVGALSLAKNILNPLEKFISQKVATYEMSELSWKKVRNIEELNLSIKNSTKPVMLDFYADWCVACKEFEEITFKDKQVISKLKKFTLLKADVTKNTIDDKELQKKFGIFGPPGIIFWDKNANEIKKAKIIGYKNPKEFLENLEKNF; via the coding sequence ATGTTAAAAAGATTATTTGTATTTTTAGTAATTTCTTTTTATAGTGTATTTGCATCGAATTATGATTTTTTAGAACCAGAAGATGCATTTAAAACAAAATTTGAAGAGAATACTCAAGAAATTATTTTTACTTTGAATTTGGGTAAAGATATATATTTATATGATGATAAATTAAAAGTTTTTATATCAAAACCTGAAAGAATTGAAATTACTAAAGAACTTGATATTCCTAAGCCTGTTAAATATGAAGAATTTATCGTACATTTTGATAATCAACATATAAAAATACCTAAAAAACTAATCTCATCAAAAGTAAATTCTAAATCTTATGAAATAGAAGTACATTTTCAAGGATGTTCAAAAGCTGGTCTTTGTTATGCTCCAATGACTCAAACTTATTCTTCAAAAATAACTAATAACAAAAATAATATTATTCCTTCAAAAAATAAAATAGTAGAAAATAATAAAGATTTAAATGAAACAGATTTAATTACAAATACATTAAAAGATGGAAATATAGTTTTTGTGCTATTTACTTTCTTTACATTTGGATTATTATTATCTTTTACACCTTGTGTTTTTCCTATGATCCCTATACTCTCTTCAATTATTGTAAAAGCGAGTAATAAAGAAAAACTTACTGCTTTTAGAGGTTTTTCTTTATCTTTAGTTTATGTATTGTCAATGGCTCTTGCTTATACAATTGCAGGTGTTATTGCAGGATTATTTGGTTCTAATTTACAAGTTATGTTACAAAATCCTTATGTTTTAGTTATTTTTGCTTTAATATTTGTGGCACTTGCTCTTTCTATGTTTGGATATTATAAGTTAGAATTACCTCAAAGTTTACAAAATAAAATAAATAAAACAACAGATGGAAAAGAGAAACAAGGCGTTATAGGAATAGCAATTATGGGATTTTTATCTGCACTAATTGTTGGTCCTTGTGTTGCTCCTCCACTTGCTGGTGCTTTAGTTTATATTGGTCAAACAGGTGATGCAATTTTGGGTGGAATAGCTTTATTTGTATTAAGTATTGGTATGGGAGTTCCTTTATTACTTATTGGTCTTGGTGCAGGAAAGTTTATGCCAAAACCAGGTATTTGGATGGATACAATAACAAAACTATTTGGAATCGTAATGTTGGCAATTGCTATTTGGATGTTAGATAGAGTTATACCTAATTATGTAATATATTTATGGGCAATCCTTTTAATAGCAACTGGTGTTTATTTAAAACAATTTGAACATATAATAATTAAAACTATATCTATTTTAATTTTAGTATATGGAATAGTAGCGTTTGTTGGAGCCTTAAGTTTGGCAAAAAATATTTTAAATCCTTTAGAAAAGTTTATCTCACAAAAAGTTGCAACATATGAAATGAGTGAACTGTCTTGGAAAAAAGTTAGAAATATTGAAGAGTTAAATTTATCAATCAAGAATTCAACAAAACCAGTTATGTTAGATTTTTATGCAGATTGGTGTGTTGCTTGTAAAGAGTTTGAAGAGATTACTTTTAAAGATAAACAAGTAATATCAAAATTAAAAAAATTTACTTTATTAAAAGCTGATGTAACTAAAAATACAATAGATGATAAAGAGTTACAAAAAAAATTTGGTATTTTTGGACCTCCTGGAATTATTTTTTGGGATAAAAATGCAAATGAAATAAAAAAAGCAAAAATTATTGGTTATAAAAATCCTAAAGAATTTTTGGAAAATCTAGAAAAAAACTTTTAA
- the trxA gene encoding thioredoxin, translating to MKKFIILLMASVVSVFAFEHINIMNIDEKIKDKTVIVDFYATWCPPCKIMTQNLNKYEKVKNPNVKVYKVDVDKEPELAQKFGIRTIPTLIYFKDGKVVKQEVGIRSVSELQSNVKNLF from the coding sequence ATGAAAAAGTTTATTATTTTGTTAATGGCAAGTGTAGTTTCTGTTTTTGCTTTTGAACATATAAATATTATGAATATAGATGAAAAGATAAAAGATAAAACTGTAATTGTTGATTTTTATGCAACATGGTGCCCTCCATGTAAGATTATGACACAGAATTTAAATAAATATGAAAAAGTAAAAAATCCAAATGTTAAAGTTTATAAAGTTGATGTTGATAAAGAACCTGAATTAGCACAAAAGTTTGGAATTAGAACAATTCCAACATTGATTTATTTTAAAGATGGTAAAGTTGTTAAACAAGAAGTTGGAATAAGATCTGTTTCAGAATTACAATCAAATGTAAAAAACTTATTTTAG
- a CDS encoding rhodanese-like domain-containing protein, with protein MQEVIDLIPRKVDFMNKDNIVLIDVRTQMEFKQTGIIENSHMLTFYDEFGNYDLEEWLNNFQKLVTSKDQTFILICAHANRTRMIGNYLIQQEGYKNCAHLHGGIAQWLQEGRKTVTI; from the coding sequence ATGCAAGAAGTAATTGACTTAATTCCAAGAAAAGTTGATTTTATGAACAAAGATAATATTGTATTAATTGATGTTAGAACACAAATGGAATTTAAACAAACAGGCATTATAGAAAATTCACATATGCTTACATTTTATGATGAATTTGGGAACTATGATTTAGAAGAGTGGTTAAATAACTTTCAAAAATTAGTAACTTCAAAAGATCAAACATTTATTTTAATTTGTGCACACGCGAATAGAACACGAATGATTGGAAATTACTTAATTCAACAAGAAGGTTATAAAAATTGCGCTCACTTACATGGTGGAATTGCCCAATGGCTACAAGAAGGTAGAAAAACAGTAACTATTTAG
- a CDS encoding rhodanese-like domain-containing protein, with protein MKWLFFLLLSLSIFLNASDVKSLNITKLDKYLSLNGIVVDIRSKQIQEKTGVIPESYKLPLIKNDEKSLKIWKFKLLKILKSAKRSFLIVDEDGTNSKKLAQRLKKDGFIQAIYLKGGFDNWKNNNTK; from the coding sequence ATGAAATGGCTTTTTTTTCTTTTATTATCTTTAAGTATTTTTTTAAATGCTTCAGATGTAAAATCATTAAATATTACAAAACTTGATAAATATTTATCGTTAAATGGTATAGTAGTAGATATTCGTTCAAAACAAATACAAGAAAAAACTGGTGTTATTCCAGAGTCTTATAAATTACCACTTATTAAAAATGATGAAAAATCATTAAAAATTTGGAAATTTAAATTATTGAAAATTTTAAAAAGTGCAAAAAGAAGTTTTTTAATTGTAGATGAAGATGGAACTAATTCTAAAAAATTAGCACAAAGATTAAAAAAAGATGGTTTTATTCAAGCAATTTATTTAAAAGGTGGTTTTGATAATTGGAAAAATAATAATACTAAATAG
- a CDS encoding phosphatidylserine decarboxylase produces MHITNLISQYFGKFAKKEFPSFFQKIINSIYVKIFKIDLSEFRKAKYYKSLNDLFTRELAIPRQIDELENNIISPCDSFITQGGKIKEDILFQIKGMEYSLEDLLTYYCTDNFQKVKNGSYINFYLAPSDYHRYHAPIDFVIKKLIHIPGKLYPVNFKYLKKEIELFVQNERVILECISAKGKLFYMVFIGALNVGQMVFNFEPTVETNKNAKDIKYIDYEGVEINKGDALGYFKMGSTIVMIWEEDSVELENLLNQKVKFGQKIATVK; encoded by the coding sequence ATGCATATAACAAATTTGATTTCTCAATATTTTGGAAAGTTCGCAAAAAAAGAGTTTCCATCTTTTTTTCAGAAAATTATAAATAGCATTTATGTGAAAATTTTTAAAATTGATCTAAGTGAATTTAGAAAAGCAAAATATTATAAATCATTAAATGATTTATTTACTAGAGAACTGGCAATTCCAAGACAAATTGATGAGCTAGAAAATAATATTATTTCTCCTTGTGATAGTTTTATTACTCAAGGTGGAAAAATAAAAGAAGATATTCTTTTTCAAATAAAAGGCATGGAATATAGTCTTGAAGATTTATTAACATATTATTGTACTGATAATTTTCAAAAAGTTAAAAATGGCTCTTATATAAATTTCTATTTGGCTCCAAGTGATTATCATAGATACCATGCTCCAATAGATTTTGTTATAAAAAAACTTATTCATATTCCAGGAAAGCTATATCCTGTTAATTTTAAATATTTAAAAAAAGAGATTGAATTATTTGTGCAAAATGAAAGAGTTATTTTAGAGTGTATATCAGCAAAAGGAAAACTTTTTTATATGGTTTTTATTGGTGCATTAAATGTAGGACAAATGGTATTTAATTTTGAACCTACAGTTGAAACAAATAAAAATGCAAAAGATATTAAATATATTGATTATGAAGGTGTTGAAATAAATAAAGGTGATGCTTTAGGTTATTTTAAAATGGGATCGACAATTGTTATGATTTGGGAAGAAGATAGCGTTGAATTAGAAAATCTTTTAAATCAAAAAGTAAAATTTGGACAAAAAATAGCAACAGTTAAATAA
- the mltA gene encoding murein transglycosylase A — MKYLIIFLVPIFLFTGCAIKEYEKYDNISKASLEKVNFYDIENFYNDDFDFALKTFQKACKKSKRFSLFEDVCEESLKAKNGRDFFISNFQPYKLIDKNGKDEGIITGYYEPLLNGSLTKDEKYKYPIYKTPKDMVMVDLSSIYPELKKYRLRGKLEGNKVVPYDSRAVLDKKDNQNLEPICYVDDKFELFLLHIQGSGKVKLTNGDIINVGYANQNGRRYTSVGKYMLKKGYLKPNNASIQGMKAFFDKNPDKVDDILNHNESYVFFRKANQGATGALGVELTAKRNLAVDRNYIPLGMPVFLSTSNPITKEQINKLMVAADTGGAIKGEIRADFFWGYGDKAFKYAGKMKEKGTLYILIPKDQLMD, encoded by the coding sequence TTGAAATATTTAATAATTTTTTTAGTTCCTATTTTTCTTTTTACTGGATGTGCAATAAAAGAGTATGAAAAGTATGACAATATCTCTAAAGCCTCACTGGAAAAAGTAAATTTTTATGATATAGAAAATTTTTATAATGATGATTTTGATTTTGCTTTAAAAACATTTCAAAAAGCCTGCAAAAAATCAAAAAGATTCTCTTTATTTGAAGATGTATGTGAAGAGTCTTTAAAAGCAAAGAATGGCAGAGATTTTTTTATTTCAAATTTTCAACCATATAAACTAATTGATAAAAATGGTAAAGATGAAGGTATAATAACTGGATATTATGAACCTTTATTGAATGGAAGTCTTACAAAAGATGAAAAATATAAATATCCAATATACAAAACACCAAAAGATATGGTTATGGTAGATTTATCTTCTATTTATCCTGAATTGAAGAAATATAGATTAAGAGGGAAACTAGAAGGCAATAAAGTAGTTCCATATGATAGTAGAGCAGTATTAGATAAAAAAGATAATCAAAATTTAGAACCAATTTGTTATGTGGATGATAAGTTTGAACTATTTTTACTTCATATTCAAGGTTCTGGAAAAGTTAAACTAACAAATGGTGATATTATAAATGTAGGTTATGCAAATCAAAATGGAAGAAGATATACTTCTGTTGGAAAATATATGCTAAAAAAAGGATACTTAAAACCAAATAATGCTTCAATTCAAGGAATGAAAGCTTTTTTTGATAAAAATCCAGACAAAGTTGATGATATATTAAATCATAATGAAAGTTATGTGTTTTTTAGAAAAGCAAATCAAGGCGCAACAGGTGCTTTAGGTGTAGAATTAACAGCAAAAAGAAATTTAGCTGTTGATAGAAATTATATTCCTCTTGGTATGCCAGTATTTTTATCAACATCAAATCCAATTACAAAAGAACAAATAAATAAATTAATGGTTGCAGCTGATACAGGGGGCGCTATTAAAGGTGAAATTAGAGCAGATTTCTTTTGGGGATATGGAGATAAGGCTTTTAAATATGCTGGTAAGATGAAAGAAAAAGGTACTTTATATATATTAATTCCCAAAGATCAATTAATGGATTAA